From Streptomyces sp. 6-11-2, one genomic window encodes:
- a CDS encoding iron-sulfur cluster assembly accessory protein: MSVSDETTTVTDGIILTDAAASKVKALLDQEGRDDLALRVAVQPGGCSGLRYQLFFDERSLDGDVEKDFGGVKVVTDRMSAPYLGGATIDFVDTIEKQGFTIDNPNATGSCACGDSFS; this comes from the coding sequence ATGTCCGTATCGGACGAGACCACCACCGTCACCGACGGCATCATCCTGACCGACGCCGCCGCGTCCAAGGTCAAGGCCCTGCTCGACCAGGAAGGCCGTGACGATCTCGCCCTGCGCGTCGCCGTCCAGCCCGGCGGCTGCTCCGGCCTGCGCTACCAGCTCTTCTTCGACGAGCGTTCCCTCGACGGCGACGTGGAGAAGGACTTCGGCGGGGTCAAGGTCGTCACCGACCGCATGAGCGCCCCCTACCTGGGTGGCGCCACCATCGACTTCGTGGACACGATCGAGAAGCAGGGCTTCACGATCGACAACCCGAACGCGACCGGTTCCTGCGCCTGCGGCGACTCCTTCAGCTGA